The following coding sequences are from one Eptesicus fuscus isolate TK198812 chromosome 7, DD_ASM_mEF_20220401, whole genome shotgun sequence window:
- the C3AR1 gene encoding C3a anaphylatoxin chemotactic receptor: MEYFPDETNSTDIHSQPSYEPPEILSMVILSLTFLLGLPGNGLVLWVAGLKMKWTVNTVWFLHLTLADFLCCLSLPFSLVHLALQGHWPYGWLLCKLIPSIIILNMFASVFLLTAISLDRCLLVLKPIWCQNHRNVRTAFTICGCIWAVAFAMCIPVFMYRETFRIDNHTMCGYSFGSSSSPDYSDYINDQLENASLDYPIVQWPGEMIDRSDAFSSQRNDHPWTTTTLPHSETFQRPPGDSVPVDSTSQHPYYNLSKPDDGASPTIPIGLPIEDHRINSTDDSDAFLSTDLELFSSTSSNALYTIEPSQYFQYYTYTEDFIEHDNKVPTPKLIITITRLVMGFLLPCIVMVTCYSLIIFQMWGRSIKAQSKTFQVAIVVVVVFIVCWAPYHIFGVLFLFYGSETPLNEALLSWDSVSIALASANSCFNPFLYALMGKNFREKARQSVQGILEAAFSEGHTHSTSCTQSKGFSKTHSSTAV, encoded by the coding sequence ATGGAGTATTTCCCTGATGAGACCAATTCAACTGACATACACTCTCAGCCTTCGTACGAACCCCCAGAAATCCTGTCCATGGTCATTCTCAGCCTCACTTTCTTATTGGGGTTGCCAGGCAACGGGCTGGTGCTGTGGGTGGCTGGCCTAAAGATGAAGTGGACCGTGAACACTGTTTGGTTTCTCCATCTCACACTGGCAGACTTTCTCTGCTGCCTCTCCTTACCCTTCTCCCTGGTTCACTTGGCTCTCCAAGGACACTGGCCTTATGGTTGGCTCCTATGCAAGCTCATTCCTTCCATCATCATCCTCAACATGTTTGCCAGCGTCTTCCTACTGACTGCCATTAGCCTGGACCGCTGCCTTCTGGTACTCAAGCCCATCTGGTGCCAGAATCACCGCAACGTGAGGACAGCCTTCACCATCTGTGGATGTATCTGGGCGGTGGCTTTTGCAATGTGTATACCTGTGTTCATGTACCGGGAAACGTTCCGCATAGACAACCATACTATGTGTGGCTACAGTTTTGGTAGCAGTAGCTCACCAGATTATTCAGACTACATTAATGATCAACTGGAAAATGCGTCTCTTGACTACCCCATTGTTCAGTGGCCTGGAGAAATGATTGACAGGTCAGATGCTTTCTCTTCACAAAGAAATGATCATCCTTGGACAACTACCACTCTCCCCCATTCTGAAACATTTCAAAGACCTCCTGGAGATTCAGTCCCTGTGGATTCAACTAGTCAACATCCATATTATAATTTAAGTAAACCTGATGATGGGGCCTCCCCAACAATCCCCATTGGCCTTCCCATTGAAGATCACAGAATTAACTCAACGGATGACTCTGATGCTTTCCTCTCTACCGATTTAGAGCTTTTCTCTAGTACCTCTAGTAATGCCCTATATACAATTGAGCCATCACAGTATTTCCAGTACTATACTTATACTGAAGATTTCATTGAACATGACAATAAAGTTCCAACACCCAAGTTGATAATAACCATCACTAGGCTAGTGATGGGTTTCCTGCTGCCCTGTATTGTCATGGTGACCTGTTATAGTCTCATTATCTTCCAAATGTGGGGTCGCTCGATCAAGGCTCAGAGCAAAACCTTCCAGGTGGCCATAGTGGTGGTGGTTGTCTTCATTGTCTGCTGGGCTCCATACCACATTTTTGGAgtcctctttttgttttatggctCAGAGACTCCCTTGAATGAAGCTCTGCTATCCTGGGACAGTGTGTCCATTGCTCTAGCATCTGCCAATAGTTGCTTCAATCCCTTCCTCTATGCCCTTATGGGGAAAAATTTtagggagaaagcaaggcagtcTGTGCAGGGCATTCTGGAGGCAGCTTTCAGTGAGGGGCACACACATTCTACCAGTTGTACCCAAAGCAAAGGCTTTTCTAAAACACACAGCAGTACAGCTGTGTGA